Proteins co-encoded in one Pseudarthrobacter chlorophenolicus A6 genomic window:
- a CDS encoding MFS transporter produces the protein MSTSTNAVTPQNDRLTAKQTRKVVTAGCVGIFVELYDNGIFAFMAGTLALVFLAPGNPDNALLFVFAGYAVSFFVRPLGAVVCGYLGDRIGRQKLLVFVIMLISVATAGIGLLPPYAAIGIAAPILLVLLRLVQGFSVGGEAAGAMTFLAEHAPEGKRGVITSYAQIASFAALLTGTLVAFSMSPWLTQAAIDGGGFGSFAWRIPFLVAIPMGIIGWYIRKAISDTPNFEKLKEEGGLSKNPLKEALASPVHRRAMLLALFIPLMNGSGYYVLFSYMPTFLKGKQLNFTIGEALLVTACSLVVICIAIPFMGALSDRLGRKKVIAGSAIAMAVLGIPSYALIATGQMGLAILGACIMAVVFAGHTAVIHILLVELFPTRVRYSAYGVGYNISSALFGGTAPLLMTWLIAETNNIYMPAFYAVITALGTLAAVSTVKDRAHEPLRDA, from the coding sequence ATGTCAACATCAACGAATGCGGTTACACCGCAGAATGACCGTCTGACTGCGAAGCAGACACGCAAGGTTGTCACCGCCGGCTGCGTGGGCATCTTCGTGGAGCTGTACGACAACGGCATTTTCGCGTTCATGGCCGGTACCCTGGCCCTGGTGTTCCTGGCACCGGGCAACCCGGACAACGCCCTGCTGTTCGTCTTCGCGGGCTACGCGGTGTCCTTCTTCGTCCGGCCCCTCGGCGCAGTCGTCTGCGGCTACCTGGGTGACCGGATCGGCAGGCAGAAACTGCTGGTCTTCGTCATCATGCTGATCAGTGTGGCCACCGCCGGCATCGGCCTGCTGCCGCCCTACGCGGCCATCGGAATCGCCGCGCCCATCCTGCTGGTCCTCCTGCGCCTGGTCCAGGGCTTTTCCGTGGGCGGCGAAGCTGCCGGCGCCATGACCTTCCTCGCCGAGCACGCCCCCGAAGGCAAGCGCGGCGTCATCACCTCCTACGCCCAGATCGCCTCCTTCGCAGCACTGCTGACCGGCACCTTGGTCGCCTTCTCCATGTCCCCGTGGCTCACCCAGGCAGCGATCGACGGCGGCGGCTTCGGTTCCTTCGCATGGCGCATTCCGTTCCTGGTGGCCATCCCCATGGGCATCATCGGCTGGTACATCCGCAAGGCCATCAGCGACACCCCCAACTTCGAGAAGCTGAAGGAAGAGGGCGGCCTTTCCAAGAACCCGCTCAAGGAAGCCCTGGCCAGCCCGGTCCACCGCCGTGCCATGCTCCTGGCACTGTTCATCCCGCTGATGAACGGCTCCGGCTACTACGTCCTGTTCTCCTACATGCCCACGTTCCTCAAGGGCAAGCAGCTGAACTTCACCATCGGTGAGGCCCTGCTGGTCACCGCCTGCAGCCTGGTGGTCATCTGCATCGCCATCCCGTTCATGGGCGCCCTGTCCGACCGCCTGGGCCGCAAGAAGGTCATCGCCGGTTCGGCTATCGCCATGGCCGTCCTGGGCATCCCGTCCTACGCCCTGATCGCCACCGGCCAGATGGGCCTGGCCATCCTGGGCGCCTGCATCATGGCCGTCGTCTTCGCCGGCCACACTGCAGTCATTCACATCCTGCTCGTGGAACTGTTCCCCACCCGGGTCCGCTACTCCGCCTACGGCGTGGGCTACAACATCTCCTCGGCCCTCTTCGGCGGCACCGCTCCGCTCCTGATGACCTGGCTGATTGCGGAAACCAACAACATCTACATGCCTGCCTTCTACGCCGTCATCACGGCGCTGGGTACCCTCGCGGCGGTCAGCACCGTCAAGGACCGCGCCCACGAACCACTGCGGGATGCTTAG
- a CDS encoding 2-hydroxyacid dehydrogenase, whose protein sequence is MQLIRTVSFPEPQLLADLSPLPEGLRGVVWDMQGEPDAAHGSIDGVILPYINAGAVLGNLDKVQDLKFVQTQSTGFDGVREAAGPGAAVANASGVHAAATAELAVGLILAKLRGIDQAVRDQATENWAPQRRQSLADRRVLLLGIGGIGQELARRLEPFEVTVTRVGSTERTDEHGQVHSSAQLETLARDHDILVSVLPLNDNTHHLVNEQVLAALPDGALVVNVGRGPVIDTDALTAEVVSGRLQCALDVVDPEPLPKGHPLWSTDNALITPHVGGNASAFEPRILKLLKRQLEALAAGETPANLVQQGPFQQASSQQVSSPQGASA, encoded by the coding sequence ATGCAGTTGATACGAACCGTCAGTTTCCCCGAACCCCAGCTCCTGGCTGACCTCTCCCCGCTCCCCGAAGGACTCCGGGGCGTGGTGTGGGACATGCAGGGCGAACCCGACGCGGCCCACGGCAGCATTGACGGCGTCATCCTTCCGTACATCAACGCCGGGGCGGTCCTGGGGAACCTGGACAAGGTGCAGGACCTGAAGTTCGTGCAGACGCAGTCCACAGGGTTCGACGGCGTCCGCGAGGCAGCCGGGCCGGGCGCCGCAGTGGCAAACGCCTCAGGCGTGCACGCCGCCGCCACCGCCGAGCTGGCGGTGGGCCTCATCCTCGCCAAGCTGCGCGGCATCGACCAGGCCGTCCGCGACCAGGCAACCGAAAACTGGGCACCGCAGCGCCGCCAGTCCCTGGCGGACCGCCGCGTCCTGCTGCTGGGCATCGGCGGCATCGGGCAGGAACTGGCCCGCCGGCTTGAGCCGTTCGAGGTGACGGTGACCCGCGTCGGCAGCACGGAGCGTACCGACGAGCACGGCCAGGTCCATTCCTCGGCCCAGCTGGAAACCCTCGCCCGGGACCACGACATCCTGGTCTCCGTCCTGCCCCTGAATGACAACACCCACCACCTGGTCAACGAGCAGGTCCTTGCCGCCCTGCCCGACGGCGCCCTGGTGGTCAACGTGGGCCGCGGCCCCGTCATCGACACCGACGCGCTCACGGCCGAGGTTGTTTCCGGCCGGCTGCAGTGCGCCCTGGACGTAGTGGACCCCGAGCCGCTGCCGAAGGGCCACCCGCTCTGGTCCACGGACAACGCCCTGATCACCCCGCACGTGGGCGGTAACGCGTCCGCGTTCGAGCCCAGGATCCTCAAGCTCCTGAAGCGCCAGCTCGAAGCACTCGCCGCAGGCGAAACCCCGGCGAACCTGGTCCAGCAGGGCCCGTTCCAGCAGGCCTCTTCCCAGCAGGTCTCTTCCCCGCAGGGGGCGTCTGCATGA
- a CDS encoding SDR family oxidoreductase has product MSFSDYTTALVTGASTGMGAAITERLTKRGLTVHAVARNKERLADLADRTGAVPHVVDLTDTAALAAVVRDLNVDVLVNCAGVSRPGNILDSSEQDIDELVDVNLRGLLQLTRLVLPGMVERDLGHIVNISSIAGTYNFYGHTVYHATKAAVHQISRQLRNDTVGKRIRVTEICPGRVETEIFGRNMGGSPEAMEEAWKTYYEGYESLTTDDIVNALDYAIETPRHVNVGMLELMPTFQVPGGLTFDRRED; this is encoded by the coding sequence ATGTCTTTTTCTGACTACACCACCGCCCTCGTCACCGGAGCCTCCACCGGCATGGGCGCCGCCATCACCGAACGCCTCACCAAGCGCGGCCTCACCGTCCACGCCGTGGCCCGCAACAAAGAACGCCTCGCTGACCTGGCGGACCGGACGGGAGCAGTCCCGCACGTGGTGGACCTGACCGACACCGCCGCGCTCGCCGCCGTCGTCCGCGACCTGAACGTGGACGTCCTGGTCAACTGCGCCGGGGTTTCCCGCCCGGGTAACATCCTGGACTCGTCCGAGCAGGACATCGATGAACTGGTGGACGTCAACCTCCGCGGCCTGCTGCAGCTGACCCGGCTGGTCCTGCCCGGCATGGTGGAGCGCGACCTGGGCCACATCGTCAACATCAGCTCGATCGCCGGCACGTACAACTTCTACGGCCACACGGTCTACCACGCCACCAAGGCCGCCGTGCACCAGATCTCCCGCCAGCTCCGCAACGACACCGTTGGCAAGCGCATCCGGGTCACCGAAATCTGCCCGGGCCGGGTGGAAACCGAGATCTTCGGACGCAACATGGGCGGCTCACCCGAGGCCATGGAAGAAGCCTGGAAGACGTACTACGAGGGCTACGAGTCGCTGACTACGGACGACATCGTCAACGCCCTTGATTACGCCATCGAAACACCGCGGCACGTAAATGTTGGCATGCTTGAACTCATGCCCACGTTCCAGGTGCCCGGCGGCCTCACCTTTGACCGCCGCGAGGACTGA
- a CDS encoding L-idonate 5-dehydrogenase produces the protein MPGNTFQDTATEELPASGPALVAHAAGDLRIDDVPLAEPAEDQAVVEVLYGGICGSDLHYWLHGAAGESILKDPLVLGHEISGVVVRAAANGEGPQAGIAVAVHPATPGPGAAKYPADRPNLSPGCTYLGSAARHPHTDGAFSRFVNLPVRMLRPLPEGIDLRTAALIEPASVAWHAVSRAGDVRGKTALVIGSGPIGALAVAVLKRAGAAHITAVDLHAKPLEIAAAAGADHVINAADTAAIEAVEADVVIESSGNHHGLASAIRGAVRGGTVVMVGLLPTGMQPLPISLAITRELDLKGSFRFNDEIDEVIAALADGSLHIDPVITHEFPLSDALHAFEVAKDSTNSGKVLLSFSGGGSAQEAGGQ, from the coding sequence ATGCCAGGGAACACTTTCCAGGACACTGCGACCGAGGAGCTGCCGGCCTCCGGCCCGGCCCTGGTGGCCCACGCCGCGGGGGACCTGCGCATCGATGACGTGCCGCTGGCCGAACCGGCCGAAGACCAGGCCGTGGTGGAGGTGCTGTACGGCGGCATCTGCGGCTCGGACCTGCACTACTGGCTGCACGGCGCCGCGGGGGAGTCCATCCTGAAGGACCCGCTGGTCCTGGGCCACGAGATTTCCGGCGTGGTGGTCCGCGCCGCAGCCAACGGTGAAGGACCGCAGGCGGGTATCGCCGTCGCCGTCCACCCGGCCACGCCCGGACCCGGTGCGGCGAAGTACCCTGCCGACCGGCCCAATCTGTCGCCCGGCTGTACCTACCTGGGCAGTGCCGCCCGCCACCCGCACACGGACGGCGCGTTCAGCCGCTTCGTCAACCTTCCGGTGCGGATGCTGCGGCCCCTGCCGGAGGGTATCGACCTGCGCACGGCTGCGCTGATCGAACCCGCTTCGGTTGCCTGGCACGCGGTGTCCCGGGCCGGCGATGTCCGCGGCAAGACCGCCCTGGTGATCGGCTCCGGGCCCATCGGCGCGCTGGCCGTCGCGGTCCTCAAGCGGGCCGGCGCCGCTCACATCACCGCGGTGGACCTGCACGCCAAGCCGCTGGAGATCGCCGCCGCCGCCGGGGCAGACCACGTCATCAACGCCGCGGACACGGCAGCCATCGAGGCCGTCGAGGCGGACGTGGTGATCGAATCATCCGGCAACCACCACGGTCTCGCCTCGGCTATCCGCGGCGCCGTCCGCGGCGGCACCGTGGTGATGGTGGGGCTGCTGCCCACCGGTATGCAGCCGCTTCCCATCTCGCTGGCCATCACCCGGGAGCTGGATCTGAAGGGCTCCTTCCGCTTCAACGACGAAATCGACGAGGTTATCGCCGCACTCGCCGACGGGAGCCTGCACATCGACCCCGTCATCACCCACGAGTTCCCGCTGTCCGATGCCTTGCACGCGTTCGAGGTGGCCAAGGACTCCACCAACTCCGGCAAGGTCCTGCTCAGCTTCAGCGGCGGCGGGTCCGCGCAGGAGGCGGGCGGGCAGTGA
- a CDS encoding DUF3040 domain-containing protein, translated as MPMSEEERRLLKELELGLIADDPHLAMELLSGYPSRRIPPGLVPGSLVCLLAFAIIAAGIGSRELAAVVVGAMLLVLGGCLLLNRPASGRGPQRGRATG; from the coding sequence ATGCCAATGTCCGAAGAGGAGCGGAGGCTGCTCAAGGAGCTGGAACTCGGACTGATCGCCGACGACCCCCATCTGGCCATGGAGCTGCTCTCCGGCTACCCGTCCCGCCGTATTCCGCCGGGCCTCGTGCCCGGCTCCCTGGTGTGCCTGCTCGCGTTCGCCATCATCGCCGCGGGCATCGGCAGCCGGGAGCTGGCCGCCGTGGTGGTGGGCGCCATGCTGCTGGTGCTGGGTGGCTGCCTCCTGCTGAACCGTCCGGCCAGCGGGCGCGGTCCGCAGCGTGGCAGGGCCACCGGGTGA
- a CDS encoding gluconokinase, producing the protein MTTQVPPLVVMGVSGCGKSTVGALLAGRLGVPFLDGDDFHPAANKEKMAAGIPLTDSDREPWLARIGHLLAGQDPVGPGPAGKNPVGSGAGAAGNYDGGTPVAPIVACSALKRSYRDLLRAAAPDVVFVHLSGSPETIAARMDARAHEFMPRTLLESQLATLEALESDEAHILGDIALDPGALVDAIVHKLRSRAGETAA; encoded by the coding sequence GTGACCACGCAGGTACCGCCGCTGGTGGTGATGGGCGTTTCCGGGTGCGGCAAGTCAACCGTGGGTGCGCTGCTGGCGGGCCGCCTCGGCGTTCCCTTCCTGGACGGCGACGATTTCCACCCCGCTGCCAACAAGGAAAAAATGGCCGCGGGCATCCCGCTCACCGATAGCGACAGGGAGCCCTGGCTCGCCCGGATCGGCCATTTGCTGGCAGGGCAGGACCCTGTCGGGCCTGGTCCGGCAGGGAAAAATCCGGTGGGGTCCGGCGCCGGGGCCGCGGGAAATTACGACGGCGGCACACCGGTTGCGCCCATCGTCGCCTGTTCCGCGCTCAAGCGCAGCTACCGTGACCTTCTGCGCGCTGCCGCACCGGACGTCGTTTTCGTGCATCTCTCCGGCAGCCCGGAAACCATCGCTGCCCGGATGGACGCCCGGGCCCATGAGTTCATGCCCCGCACCCTGCTCGAGTCCCAGCTGGCCACCCTTGAAGCCCTGGAATCGGACGAGGCGCACATCCTCGGCGATATCGCCCTGGATCCGGGTGCCCTCGTGGACGCCATAGTGCACAAGCTGCGTTCACGGGCAGGCGAGACCGCGGCATAA
- a CDS encoding aldo/keto reductase, protein MSLSELRVFGRSGTPISQLTLGTMNFGEGAGGPHGAPTGADESIRIIHTALDSGITAIDTADVYSQGESEQVVGRALRGRRDDVFLATKFHGQMSANPAHSGNSRRWITQAVEGSLRRLQTDRIDLYQAHRPDYNTDVLETITTLNDLIRQGKILYYGTSVFTPAQLVEAQWLANTNHLIPPLGNQVPYSMLVRGNERDVLPIAQQYGLGVLAYGPLAGGWLSGSFTFEAGKAPTRVHSLPGRYDISGPASERKLLAADALARLADKLELSLVDLSIGFALTHPAISSVIIGPRNEEHLQAYLGAADVRLSEPVLDAIDDLVPPGTNFVERDAGAIVPSIEFAELRRR, encoded by the coding sequence ATGAGCCTCAGCGAACTGAGGGTGTTCGGACGTTCGGGCACCCCAATCAGCCAACTCACCCTTGGCACCATGAACTTCGGCGAGGGCGCCGGCGGTCCGCACGGGGCCCCCACCGGCGCGGACGAAAGCATCCGCATCATCCACACCGCCCTCGACTCGGGCATCACCGCCATCGACACAGCGGACGTCTACTCCCAGGGCGAATCCGAGCAGGTGGTGGGCCGGGCCCTGCGCGGCCGGCGCGACGACGTTTTCCTTGCCACCAAGTTCCACGGCCAGATGAGCGCCAACCCGGCCCACTCCGGCAACTCCCGCCGCTGGATCACCCAAGCCGTGGAGGGCAGCCTCCGCAGGCTGCAGACGGACCGGATCGACCTTTACCAGGCGCACCGGCCGGACTACAACACCGATGTGCTGGAAACGATCACCACGCTCAACGACCTGATCCGGCAGGGCAAGATCCTGTATTACGGCACATCGGTCTTCACTCCGGCGCAACTGGTGGAGGCGCAGTGGCTGGCCAACACCAACCACCTCATCCCCCCGTTGGGCAACCAGGTGCCGTATTCCATGCTGGTCCGCGGAAATGAGCGCGACGTCCTGCCCATCGCGCAGCAGTACGGGCTTGGCGTTCTGGCTTACGGTCCGCTGGCGGGCGGCTGGCTCTCCGGAAGCTTCACCTTCGAAGCCGGCAAGGCTCCCACCCGGGTGCACTCGCTCCCGGGCCGGTACGACATTTCGGGGCCGGCCAGCGAGCGCAAGCTCCTTGCCGCGGATGCGCTGGCCAGGCTGGCGGACAAGCTGGAACTTTCCCTGGTGGACCTGTCCATCGGGTTCGCCCTGACCCACCCCGCCATCAGCAGCGTGATCATCGGGCCCCGCAACGAGGAACACCTTCAGGCGTACCTTGGGGCGGCGGATGTCCGGTTGAGCGAGCCGGTCCTGGATGCCATCGATGACCTTGTGCCGCCGGGCACCAACTTCGTGGAGCGGGACGCGGGAGCGATCGTTCCTTCCATCGAGTTCGCGGAATTACGACGGCGGTAG
- a CDS encoding DMT family transporter, with translation MTGGPGAVLPAPGVSGHAGHANAPLWGALFVVAASILWGTTGTAATLAPGVSPLAIGAVAMGVGGLLQALLAARAIRRQWSGIRRRWRLVTVGAVAVAVYPLAFYSSMHLSGVAVGTVVSIGSAPVAAALIERFADRKPLTRRWIAGAFLGVGGAALLSFAGHSPATAGTAAGTNAAGEWGSTAGILLGLLAGGTYALYSWAAHRLIGGGIPSRAAMGSIFGVGGLLLMPVLAVTGAPLLSSWANFSVGAYMALVPMFAGYILFGWGLARVRASTATSISLLETVVAAVLAVLVVGERLPALGWLGAAVVLGSLFILTPRTRRATQPADPVDGTRSGPKPGGPAETAQLVPEPVGPAETTDSATETAGTQPANAARGHVAR, from the coding sequence GTGACAGGCGGCCCCGGCGCAGTCCTGCCAGCTCCTGGCGTAAGCGGGCACGCCGGGCACGCTAACGCGCCGCTCTGGGGTGCCCTGTTTGTCGTCGCGGCCTCCATCCTGTGGGGCACCACCGGAACCGCCGCCACCCTCGCGCCCGGGGTGAGCCCGCTGGCTATCGGCGCAGTGGCCATGGGGGTCGGCGGCCTGCTCCAGGCACTGCTCGCGGCCCGGGCCATCAGGCGCCAGTGGTCCGGCATCCGGCGGCGGTGGCGGCTCGTGACAGTGGGAGCGGTGGCGGTGGCCGTATACCCCCTGGCGTTCTACAGCTCGATGCACCTTTCCGGAGTGGCCGTGGGCACCGTGGTCTCCATCGGATCGGCACCCGTGGCGGCAGCCCTGATCGAAAGGTTCGCCGACAGGAAGCCGCTGACCCGGCGATGGATCGCCGGTGCGTTCCTTGGCGTGGGTGGAGCGGCGCTGCTCTCCTTCGCCGGTCACAGTCCCGCGACCGCCGGTACCGCAGCCGGTACGAACGCCGCCGGGGAATGGGGTTCAACGGCGGGAATCCTCCTGGGGCTGCTGGCCGGCGGCACGTATGCCCTCTACTCGTGGGCGGCGCACCGGCTCATCGGCGGCGGCATCCCGTCCCGGGCGGCGATGGGCAGTATCTTCGGGGTGGGCGGGCTGCTGCTGATGCCCGTCCTGGCCGTTACAGGTGCACCACTGCTCAGCTCCTGGGCCAACTTCTCGGTGGGCGCCTACATGGCTCTGGTCCCGATGTTCGCCGGCTACATCCTGTTCGGCTGGGGCCTGGCCCGGGTCCGGGCCAGCACGGCCACCAGCATCTCGCTGCTGGAAACGGTGGTGGCGGCTGTCCTGGCCGTCCTGGTGGTGGGGGAGCGGCTCCCGGCCCTTGGCTGGCTTGGCGCCGCCGTCGTACTGGGCAGCCTGTTCATCCTGACGCCGCGGACCCGGCGCGCCACCCAGCCTGCCGACCCAGTGGACGGCACGCGGTCAGGGCCAAAGCCCGGCGGCCCAGCCGAAACCGCCCAGCTCGTGCCGGAGCCCGTTGGACCGGCCGAAACTACCGACTCGGCAACGGAGACTGCAGGGACTCAGCCGGCAAACGCCGCTCGCGGGCACGTCGCCCGTTAG
- a CDS encoding 5-oxoprolinase subunit C family protein, which translates to MTGSLVILQPGHSVVTDLGRTKGPAFGLPVNGALDQFSAKAANILAGNPDNEPLLELTALDFRMRATTDLLIAVTGAPLDLTVGGRDCSQWEPVSVRAGETVAVRGIRTGLRAYIAVRGSFPAPTLLGSCAPDTVVGFGLKLVEGTELATQKTTAPITQPHYGLPLFRLGLAKPDFTTHPVIDVTDGPDVAEFGNTADLLFTSQYTVSPRSNHIGLRLGGALPERQLTSEVLSRGVPVGAIEVPSREELLVLHRGRGVTAGYPVLAVVTSRSLDVLSQARPGHTITFRKTTVADATATHRAACLELDRLRSTIHTVFGLLGIGAGERWHELSPASGS; encoded by the coding sequence ATGACCGGCTCCCTCGTCATCCTTCAGCCCGGACACTCCGTGGTCACCGACCTCGGCCGCACCAAGGGCCCCGCCTTTGGCCTCCCGGTCAACGGCGCCTTGGACCAGTTCTCGGCCAAGGCCGCCAACATCCTGGCGGGCAACCCGGATAACGAACCTCTGCTGGAACTCACCGCACTCGACTTCCGGATGCGCGCCACCACGGACCTGCTGATCGCCGTCACCGGTGCACCGCTGGACCTCACCGTCGGCGGCCGCGACTGTTCCCAGTGGGAACCGGTCTCGGTCCGGGCCGGCGAAACAGTGGCAGTCCGCGGAATCCGTACCGGGCTCCGGGCCTACATCGCCGTCCGCGGATCATTCCCGGCACCCACCCTCCTGGGCAGCTGCGCCCCGGACACGGTGGTGGGCTTCGGCCTCAAGCTCGTGGAGGGAACAGAACTCGCCACGCAAAAGACCACGGCCCCCATCACCCAGCCGCATTACGGACTGCCCCTGTTCCGGCTGGGCCTGGCCAAACCCGACTTCACCACCCACCCGGTCATCGACGTCACAGACGGCCCGGACGTGGCGGAATTCGGCAACACCGCAGACCTGCTTTTCACATCGCAGTACACCGTCAGCCCCAGGAGCAACCACATCGGACTCCGGCTCGGCGGCGCACTGCCCGAACGCCAGCTCACCTCCGAAGTGCTGTCCCGCGGCGTCCCGGTGGGGGCCATCGAGGTCCCCTCCCGGGAGGAACTGCTGGTCCTGCACCGGGGACGCGGCGTGACGGCAGGCTATCCGGTCCTGGCAGTGGTCACGAGCCGCTCCCTGGACGTCCTGTCACAGGCCAGGCCCGGACACACCATCACCTTTCGAAAGACAACCGTTGCTGATGCAACGGCCACCCACAGGGCAGCCTGCCTGGAACTGGACAGGCTGCGCAGCACCATCCACACGGTCTTCGGACTCCTCGGCATCGGAGCCGGCGAGCGCTGGCACGAACTCAGCCCAGCGTCAGGAAGCTGA
- a CDS encoding SDR family oxidoreductase — protein MSALFDLTGRVALVTGSSRGIGSSLARALAYAGATVVLNGVNAERLKEAETALAADFPPGRITSVAFDVTDGDAAAQSIAWIEENVGPLDILVNNAGIQHRVPMLDLDVADWERVISTDLTSAFLVGREAARHMIPRGRGKIVNICSVQTDLARPTIAPYVAAKGGLRNLTRAMTAEWAASGLQINGIAPGYIHTEMTQNLVDDEQFNSWILGRTPAHRWGTPQDLAGPVVWLASSGSDFVNGQTIFIDGGMTVVV, from the coding sequence ATGAGCGCGCTGTTCGACCTGACCGGCCGGGTTGCCCTGGTCACCGGCTCCAGCCGCGGCATCGGCTCATCCCTCGCCCGCGCACTGGCCTACGCCGGCGCCACAGTAGTGCTCAACGGCGTCAACGCCGAGCGGCTCAAGGAAGCCGAAACGGCGCTCGCCGCCGACTTCCCGCCCGGACGCATCACCAGCGTCGCCTTCGATGTCACCGACGGCGACGCCGCGGCCCAAAGCATCGCCTGGATTGAGGAGAACGTCGGCCCGCTGGACATCCTGGTCAACAACGCCGGAATCCAGCACCGCGTCCCCATGCTGGACCTGGACGTGGCCGACTGGGAACGGGTAATCTCCACGGACCTCACCAGCGCATTCCTGGTGGGCCGGGAAGCGGCGCGGCACATGATTCCCCGCGGCCGGGGCAAGATCGTCAACATCTGCTCGGTGCAGACGGACCTGGCCCGCCCCACCATCGCCCCGTACGTGGCGGCAAAGGGCGGGCTGCGGAACCTGACCCGCGCCATGACGGCCGAGTGGGCCGCCTCCGGACTGCAGATCAACGGCATTGCCCCCGGGTACATCCACACCGAGATGACGCAGAACCTGGTGGACGACGAGCAGTTCAACTCCTGGATCCTCGGCCGGACCCCGGCCCACCGCTGGGGCACGCCCCAGGACCTCGCCGGCCCGGTGGTCTGGCTTGCCTCCAGCGGATCCGACTTCGTGAACGGCCAAACAATCTTTATCGACGGTGGAATGACGGTGGTGGTCTGA
- a CDS encoding TetR/AcrR family transcriptional regulator codes for MPADVSAQPDAPALSVAASAPSTAASASEASAATPSARPPARQLLLEAAARLFYAQGVGATGIDTITAAAGVAKKSLYNNFASKADLVAAYLEARHEEWLDLYRARVAIAATPSEQVLAVFDAYLDHANFAYEHGFRGCGLLNAAAELPVGHPGRLAVRQHKEEVEHLLATHVAAYQADRPAPAASPDASERTAGLARHLSFLLEGAMARAGLEGDDSQLRDAKRIAQQMLAGL; via the coding sequence ATGCCTGCCGATGTATCAGCCCAACCCGACGCACCAGCCCTATCGGTCGCGGCTTCCGCCCCGTCGACTGCTGCGTCCGCTTCTGAGGCTTCCGCGGCAACGCCGTCCGCCCGGCCACCGGCCCGCCAGCTGCTGCTTGAGGCCGCCGCCCGGCTGTTTTATGCCCAGGGCGTGGGTGCCACGGGGATCGACACCATCACCGCCGCGGCCGGTGTCGCAAAGAAAAGCCTCTACAACAACTTCGCGTCCAAGGCCGATCTGGTGGCCGCCTACCTCGAGGCCCGCCATGAGGAATGGCTGGACCTGTACCGCGCCCGGGTGGCAATTGCCGCCACCCCTTCCGAACAGGTCCTCGCAGTGTTCGACGCGTACCTGGACCACGCCAACTTCGCCTACGAGCACGGCTTCCGCGGCTGCGGCCTGCTGAATGCAGCGGCCGAACTGCCCGTTGGCCATCCCGGGCGGCTAGCGGTGCGGCAGCATAAAGAAGAAGTCGAACACCTGCTGGCCACGCACGTGGCTGCCTATCAGGCGGATCGTCCCGCGCCTGCGGCCTCACCGGACGCGTCCGAACGGACAGCCGGGCTCGCCCGGCACCTCTCCTTCCTCCTCGAGGGAGCGATGGCGAGGGCCGGCCTCGAAGGCGACGATTCCCAGCTCCGGGACGCCAAACGCATTGCCCAACAGATGCTGGCAGGACTGTGA